In Cuculus canorus isolate bCucCan1 chromosome 9, bCucCan1.pri, whole genome shotgun sequence, the following are encoded in one genomic region:
- the IL12A gene encoding interleukin-12 subunit alpha translates to MEQRGGGRAAPPGGHRRHYSALLPALCLALALLPPGRALPRRPPQLSSSRDMLAAANASLQRLQDLSILGFECTLEEVDLEDITKNQTNTIKACTSEDPETGNCPVLERSTFDKSKCLLGIYEDLNAYRAELRNFDDQKLLATIDEMMMALNTSSRSAPRLPADTGPVSFKDRMRLCSILHAFRIRTITINRMMNYLTSLESSL, encoded by the exons ATGGAGCAGCGCGGCGGCGGACGGGCGGCGCCCCCCGGCGGCCACAGGAGGCACTACAGCGCGCTGCTGCCCGCGCTCTGCCTGGCGCTCGCCCTGCTGCCCCCGGGCCGGGCGCTGCCCCGGCGGCCCCCGCAGCTGAGCAGCTCCCGGGACATGCTGGCGGCAGCCAACGCCTCCCTCCAGCGGCTGCAG GACCTCAGCATCCTGGGATTTGAGTGTACTCTTGAAGAGGTCGATCTTGAAGATATCACTAAGAATCAAACCAACACGATAAAAGCTTGTACATCTGAGGAtccagag ACTGGAAACTGTCCAGTACTGGAAAGATCTACTTTTGATAAG AGTAAATGCCTGCTGGGCATCTATGAGGATCTGAATGCCTACAGGGCAGAGCTGAGGAACTTCGATGATCAAAAGCTGCTGGCAACTATTGATGAAATGATGATG GCCCTGAATACCAGCAGCAGGAGCGCTCCACGGCTGCCGGCGGATACGGGGCCAGTCTCCttcaaggacaggatgaggcTCTGCAGCATCCTTCATGCCTTCCGAATCCGCACAATCACCATCAACAGGATGATGAACTACCTGACCTCTCTGGAGAGCTCGCTGTAA